The region GATCTCTTGAAGACCCGCCACGCCCATTTGAACAGATGTGGTGCGGTATAGGAATGCGAGAATGTAGTCGTTTTCGGAGTAGGCGTTGTAGATCCTACCGGACACTACGGTGCGCATCATCTGCCAGTGTTCTCTATTCGAGGGAACAGGGGCACCAATGAAGACGACAGAGTCGATAAGACCAAAAGCTCGACGCTTTGCAAGAGAGCGTAGGCACGAGTAAATAACTCGAGCGCCGAGCGAGTATCCGATCAGGGTGACTGGGCGTTCACCCTGGACTTTGTTGATCAGGGCGTCTGCCAGCACTTCACCAGCCTTTTCAGACCGGTTCTTGGCGAGAGAGAACGGGTTGTCCAATGTCGAAGCCATAGAAAGGAGATAGGCCGGCCACAAAGCTCCCCAGAGAGTTGCCAAGACTGTACGCTTCAGGATTTCCATCTTGACAGTGTTCCAGGCATACGAGTTGACGAGTTCCTCAAGAGACTTGCCAAGCCCCTCAAGAGCCTCCAGCTCGTACCGAAGCGCAAATACTTCGGCGTCGTCGGAGAGATGCCGCCACGGTTTCGTGATGTCGTCCTTGGTGGTTAGCCAGCCATTAATGCCTATAGTTACTCTCAAGCGCCTGGCgttcttgttgtttgctGCATTTCGGGTTCCCCATTCATCTACCAGCGGAATAAACTTGAAGTCCTCGACATCTCGGGCGTACTTGTCCACCATTTCACCCTACCTTCGTCAGCCACGGGCATTCAGAAAGTGAAGTTACAACACTTACCGTCATGCGGGCTCCGAAAGCACCAAATAGAGCGCCCACGAGGGCTCCATTCATCCAGAAGATGCCCAAGAAAGACGCAACACCACCCAGCCCAACAGTACCCATGAGACCTCCGATGGCTCCAGCTACGACTGGCGCAGCAAGTCCACCAGTGACTCCTATAAGCGCAGCTCCGGCAACAGACGCCAAGCCAACTTTCAGAAACCTGCCAGCCTGgttttgctgctgcctctTCCTGGCTTCAGCGTCAGCGGACATGGTCCTCGTCCTCTGCTGTTTGGCAGCCTCTTCTGACCCTTCTACCATAGCCTTTGCAATCTCAATCTCCTCGGCGTTCAAGGCATCCAGCGGAATTTCAAGAGCCGAGGCGAGATACACAGCCAAAGCTCTCGACTCAGCTGTGTAATGACCCGTGGATAGCAACTCCAGCAGTATGCAACTCAGACTTTCCAATCTGTCCTCGTATGAGATGGTGATCAACCTTGTGGGAATAGGATGCCAATGCAGCTGAAGCCGtgccaccccctccctccgaACTGCCTCATCATCTCTCACTGATGAAGAACCCCCTCCACCGAAGTCAATCAAACTCCCTTCCGCTGCTGCCGGCGCAGATTTCCTCTGCTTCATCCTCTCGGTCCGTTTCCGCCTCTCATCCATGGTCTTGGCATCATCCTGGGCGGCGAGAAGCTCCTTAAGCTTGGTCAGTGTCTCTGCTCTCCATTTGTCAAAATGCTCAAGCGCCGCGGCGGTGATCCGGGCGAGTtcttggttgggttgggtgacAAAGTTGCGGTTATCCACTTGGATTAGTGTCGGCTCTTCGTCGATGATGCTGCTCCCTCGGGCGTTGGGGTCAATGCGCAGAGGAGACGGCCTGTCATGAACATGCAATGCGGGAAGGTCCTTGAGCTCGAGCTGGGAGCGCATGTAGGCTGTGATCTCGATGAGGAGGCCATAAAAAGCTCTGCGTTTGGCGTGGTTGAGGATGTGCAGAACCTGGCGAGGCTCACTGGCGAGGGGCgccatgatggtggtgtttttgttttcaaGTCG is a window of Podospora pseudopauciseta strain CBS 411.78 chromosome 1, whole genome shotgun sequence DNA encoding:
- a CDS encoding hypothetical protein (COG:S; EggNog:ENOG503NYP3), whose product is MDPSSYHKIHTENFIKIQTLASLTLIVFDSQSGRQVLGRLENKNTTIMAPLASEPRQVLHILNHAKRRAFYGLLIEITAYMRSQLELKDLPALHVHDRPSPLRIDPNARGSSIIDEEPTLIQVDNRNFVTQPNQELARITAAALEHFDKWRAETLTKLKELLAAQDDAKTMDERRKRTERMKQRKSAPAAAEGSLIDFGGGGSSSVRDDEAVRREGVARLQLHWHPIPTRLITISYEDRLESLSCILLELLSTGHYTAESRALAVYLASALEIPLDALNAEEIEIAKAMVEGSEEAAKQQRTRTMSADAEARKRQQQNQAGRFLKVGLASVAGAALIGVTGGLAAPVVAGAIGGLMGTVGLGGVASFLGIFWMNGALVGALFGAFGARMTGEMVDKYARDVEDFKFIPLVDEWGTRNAANNKNARRLRVTIGINGWLTTKDDITKPWRHLSDDAEVFALRYELEALEGLGKSLEELVNSYAWNTVKMEILKRTVLATLWGALWPAYLLSMASTLDNPFSLAKNRSEKAGEVLADALINKVQGERPVTLIGYSLGARVIYSCLRSLAKRRAFGLIDSVVFIGAPVPSNREHWQMMRTVVSGRIYNAYSENDYILAFLYRTTSVQMGVAGLQEIKHIEGVENLNLSEEVQGHMRYAGLIEKILARCDLPVGQGVDKSIAKEANDTITIADLNNRPDNSGTLIDLEDLKISSPPQQPRRPKQDSPPPYSYAPSPSTQNTNFAKLQSQPPSRPKQQQTSTTIRSCPICNRNISTLSESQATAHVNSCLDGNQGIPSPSPTVFQPGRHPLRNNQPQKPTMTRSMTSHLQTEMDPFGLFSPSPPPGPPSKPAPHIPAPPDASRFPNLVNLDDARPPTITRAQTVPAQPSALARSDSPPRVIPLAAASTPAVYESSHYQGRNYDTEEEVDTDEEYGGGIKMVDNDDDELEYVDPRPMD